TGTAGAGACGCGCCATGGCACGTCTCTACCAGGATTTGAGAAGATTATAACGCCGTCTCATTCGGAAGTTTCTGCTGAATCTTCCCCTCTCAAAAATTCTCCAATTCCAGAAAAACCTGAAGTCTTAGAATCTCCCGTCACTCGAATTACAATTAATCCTAAAGAATCGATTATTGATGTTGAATTTACCTCTATTAACCCTCCCGAACCTCCTCCGGTTGACCCTCCAAAACCTGCTAAAAAACCCTCAGAATTGATTAAATTAATGATTCCTGGGGTTGTAGTTCCTAAAGCTCGTCCTAGAGTCACTAGCAATGGAACCTATTTACCTCCTCGTTATCGCGCTTGGCGAAATCATGCCGAAGTGGAAATTTATCGGCAAATTTCAGAACAAAATATTACCCATAAATTCCCCCTGCGGAAAGCTGCAATTGTGATTCGATTATTAGGCAATCATCGCACTAATTCTGATATTGATAATTTAGCAGGTGCTTGTTTAGATGCCTTAACTTTAAATGGTGCAGGAGTCTTAATTGATGACCGTTTAAGTTGTTTACCGCAGTTAAGTGTTGAATTTGATCCTGATGCTAAGGAAACAGGCGTTTATATTGAAATTGAACCGTTATAATATTATTCTTGAAGTTGTGAAGTCTTGGGGTCAGTTCAGGAGATAAAAAGGTTTGACCTTGGCAATAAAAATGCGATATAATTGAGTTATCTTAAACGATCAGATGCTATGATTACCGTCATTCCCCAAAAAAATTATACCTTTGAGGAATATCTAGCTTATGATGAGGGTACAAATAAACGTTATGAATTAGTCGATGGTAAGCTAGAGTTAATGAATCCTCCAACCTTTAGACATTTATTAATTGCTAAGTTTATTGAACGGATTTTAGAAATAGAAATTGAGCGTTTAAGTTTACCTTGGCTTTGTTTTAAAGAAGCCGGAATTAGAACAGGGTGGAAAAAATCAAGACTGACCGATGTTTATATTATCACACGGGAACAAGTGCGAGAATTATTAGATGAATCTGCTATTTGTCAAACTCCTCCCCTGTTAGCAGTAGAAGTTGTTAGTCCTGATTCTGTTACACGAGATTATCGATATAAGCGCTCTGAATACGCTGCTTTAGGCATTTCTGAATATTGGAT
This genomic window from Planktothrix serta PCC 8927 contains:
- a CDS encoding RusA family crossover junction endodeoxyribonuclease, with protein sequence MLSTYLQVLSDSKSPLPTLDDFAERINQEHQQCLDTPQTSLIHARNAGEWLLHVQAQLSPENWQVWFNEHFKFSQQTAAMYMQIAKKMPGVNPGVFSSAIDSNPKPAKTLVFPAIPVKPILPDYATDEVKIVSPKSPQIAPQNPEPLTNVETRHGTSLPGFEKIITPSHSEVSAESSPLKNSPIPEKPEVLESPVTRITINPKESIIDVEFTSINPPEPPPVDPPKPAKKPSELIKLMIPGVVVPKARPRVTSNGTYLPPRYRAWRNHAEVEIYRQISEQNITHKFPLRKAAIVIRLLGNHRTNSDIDNLAGACLDALTLNGAGVLIDDRLSCLPQLSVEFDPDAKETGVYIEIEPL
- a CDS encoding Uma2 family endonuclease; this translates as MITVIPQKNYTFEEYLAYDEGTNKRYELVDGKLELMNPPTFRHLLIAKFIERILEIEIERLSLPWLCFKEAGIRTGWKKSRLTDVYIITREQVRELLDESAICQTPPLLAVEVVSPDSVTRDYRYKRSEYAALGISEYWIIDPITNKISVLLWEEGLYEETIFTENQTIISRIFPQLSLTVEQVLVSGNITEV